Part of the Sulfuricurvum kujiense DSM 16994 genome, ACAATAGAAATATTCTCAAATTTTTGAGAATATTGGCGTGCCAAATGATCCATCATCAGCTTTGAAAATCCGTATACGTTTTGCGGTGCTTCACATCCGACACACTGCGGAGACGGTGCATCGCCGTAGGTCGCCCCAGAAGATGCATAGATCATATTGGCTCCGTGAACTACCGCTATATCAAGAAGATCTTTAAACGCATTGACGTTGGTCTGAATCATCAAATCCTGTTCCAACACCGTCGTATCCGAAATAGCGGCTTCGTGAAAAATATAATCGAATTTATAGTTTTGAGAAAGGGTACTCAAAAGTTCTTTATCATTGATATCACCGCTGATTACCTCTCCTCGAAAACCGAGAAGATTTTTAAAATGGCCGAAGCTTTTGAGGTTGCCGTTTGAGAGGGTCAAGTTTGAACGGAATAAATCCAAAACAACGACATGAGCGTCAGGATAATTTTCCTGAAAATAAAATGCAAGATTGGAACCGATAAAACCGGCTCCTCCGGTAATCAAAATAGTTTTATGATTCAAATTGATTTCGCTGTAACGCATGAAATGTCCTTCATAAAGGTAGTATCATATTGTAACAAACTCTACATTAAAGGTGAAACAGTTAGAGTGATTTAAGATTGATAGGACTATAATAGCGGCGAAAATTTTTATTGGAGAAAACAAATGA contains:
- the rfaD gene encoding ADP-glyceromanno-heptose 6-epimerase, giving the protein MRYSEINLNHKTILITGGAGFIGSNLAFYFQENYPDAHVVVLDLFRSNLTLSNGNLKSFGHFKNLLGFRGEVISGDINDKELLSTLSQNYKFDYIFHEAAISDTTVLEQDLMIQTNVNAFKDLLDIAVVHGANMIYASSGATYGDAPSPQCVGCEAPQNVYGFSKLMMDHLARQYSQKFENISIVGLRYFNVYGPREFFKNKTASMVVQFGHQLLSGKNPKLFENSDKILRDFIYIEDIIQANILAMHPKENGVFNVGTGKARSFQSMVDILQKELGTSFTCEYIPNPYVGRYQFHTEADIESTKAILGYAPRFEFEEGIAAYVPEIKRLFEQELS